The following coding sequences lie in one Spodoptera frugiperda isolate SF20-4 chromosome 24, AGI-APGP_CSIRO_Sfru_2.0, whole genome shotgun sequence genomic window:
- the LOC118279045 gene encoding galectin-4-like isoform X3, whose protein sequence is MAAIFKPKTPGTFPIPWVVAPGTCIIVRGMVPPCSKGFEFNLQCGPKLYPGEDIAFHFHPHLTEKQLARNHYEGSKWGTQEISNSVPFKAGDCFEARICCACETYKVEVNGKVVCEFKHRIPACKVTHFGIEGGIIVDKIEFVREENPNVPIPNVTPIPKGMCPDRRIRIKGKTPPGCKRFYVDLQCGPKVNANEDIAFRFDVRLDEKKVVRNHCADSKWGKEESDGESPFKVGECFEISIHCYQDIYRVKVNGNCFCDFAHRITCDKVTHVVVAGECTVFQVDFDPPEQSAPRPC, encoded by the exons ATGGCTGCCATTTTTAAACCG AAAACTCCTGGTACGTTTCCGATTCCTTGGGTCGTTGCTCCCGGCACCTGCATCATAGTGAGGGGCATGGTCCCACCCTGCTCCAAGGG TTTCGAGTTCAACTTGCAATGCGGTCCGAAGTTGTACCCTGGTGAGGACATCGCCTTCCATTTCCATCCTCACCTCACGGAGAAGCAATTAGCCCGCAACCACTATGAAGGCTCCAAGTGGGGGACCCAGGAGATCAGCAACAGCGTACCCTTCAAAGCAGGTGATTGCTTCGAAGCCCGCATATGCTGCGCTTGTGAAACATACAAG GTGGAGGTAAATGGGAAGGTTGTCTGCGAATTCAAGCACCGCATTCCGGCTTGCAAGGTGACACACTTTGGCATCGAAGGTGGCATCATTGTAGACAAGATCGAATTTGTTCGAGAAGAGAACCCCAACGTG CCAATCCCTAATGTGACCCCTATTCCAAAGGGTATGTGCCCTGACCGCAGGATCAGAATCAAGGGAAAGACCCCTCCTGGGTGTAAAAG GTTCTATGTAGACCTCCAATGTGGACCGAAAGTGAATGCTAATGAAGACATAGCCTTCCGTTTTGATGTTCGCTTGGACGAGAAGAAAGTGGTCCGCAACCACTGCGCTGATTCGAAATGGGGGAAGGAGGAGAGCGATGGAGAGTCGCCGTTTAAAGTTGGGGAATGTTTCGAAATATCCATACATTGTTACCAAGATATTTACCGG GTGAAGGTGAATGGGAATTGTTTCTGCGACTTTGCCCACCGTATCACTTGTGACAAAGTGACCCACGTGGTTGTAGCCGGTGAATGCACGGTGTTCCAGGTCGACTTCGATCCTCCTGAACAG TCCGCGCCGCGTCCCTGCTAA
- the LOC118279045 gene encoding galectin-4-like isoform X1 → MAAIFKPKTPGTFPIPWVVAPGTCIIVRGMVPPCSKGFEFNLQCGPKLYPGEDIAFHFHPHLTEKQLARNHYEGSKWGTQEISNSVPFKAGDCFEARICCACETYKVEVNGKVVCEFKHRIPACKVTHFGIEGGIIVDKIEFVREENPNVPIPNVTPIPKGMCPDRRIRIKGKTPPGCKRFYVDLQCGPKVNANEDIAFRFDVRLDEKKVVRNHCADSKWGKEESDGESPFKVGECFEISIHCYQDIYRVKVNGNCFCDFAHRITCDKVTHVVVAGECTVFQVDFDPPEQDPLHPVPSLAQFDPINRSVYWIRYTVLCVYWLIQLHTLITHTFKRTCKTDVICERALSVLVESAPRPC, encoded by the exons ATGGCTGCCATTTTTAAACCG AAAACTCCTGGTACGTTTCCGATTCCTTGGGTCGTTGCTCCCGGCACCTGCATCATAGTGAGGGGCATGGTCCCACCCTGCTCCAAGGG TTTCGAGTTCAACTTGCAATGCGGTCCGAAGTTGTACCCTGGTGAGGACATCGCCTTCCATTTCCATCCTCACCTCACGGAGAAGCAATTAGCCCGCAACCACTATGAAGGCTCCAAGTGGGGGACCCAGGAGATCAGCAACAGCGTACCCTTCAAAGCAGGTGATTGCTTCGAAGCCCGCATATGCTGCGCTTGTGAAACATACAAG GTGGAGGTAAATGGGAAGGTTGTCTGCGAATTCAAGCACCGCATTCCGGCTTGCAAGGTGACACACTTTGGCATCGAAGGTGGCATCATTGTAGACAAGATCGAATTTGTTCGAGAAGAGAACCCCAACGTG CCAATCCCTAATGTGACCCCTATTCCAAAGGGTATGTGCCCTGACCGCAGGATCAGAATCAAGGGAAAGACCCCTCCTGGGTGTAAAAG GTTCTATGTAGACCTCCAATGTGGACCGAAAGTGAATGCTAATGAAGACATAGCCTTCCGTTTTGATGTTCGCTTGGACGAGAAGAAAGTGGTCCGCAACCACTGCGCTGATTCGAAATGGGGGAAGGAGGAGAGCGATGGAGAGTCGCCGTTTAAAGTTGGGGAATGTTTCGAAATATCCATACATTGTTACCAAGATATTTACCGG GTGAAGGTGAATGGGAATTGTTTCTGCGACTTTGCCCACCGTATCACTTGTGACAAAGTGACCCACGTGGTTGTAGCCGGTGAATGCACGGTGTTCCAGGTCGACTTCGATCCTCCTGAACAG GATCCATTACACCCCGTGCCAAGCCTGGCGCAGTTCGATCCGATAAACCGATCAGTATACTGGATCCGCTATActgtattatgtgtgtactgGCTCATACAACTACATACGCTAATAACACACACGTTTAAACGGACCTGTAAAACGGACGTCATATGTGAACGCGCCCTAAGTGTGTTAGTTGAG TCCGCGCCGCGTCCCTGCTAA
- the LOC118278591 gene encoding aldo-keto reductase family 1 member B1 encodes MAANVPIILNNGRTCPILGLGTWKSKPGEVEQAVKDAIDAGYRHIDCAHVYMNEKEVGQALRAKFDEGVVKREDIFITSKLWCTFHRPDLVEGAIKTTLSNLGLEYLDLYLIHWPQAFKEEGELFPYGADGKVTPSSVDYVDTYKEMEKLVEKGLTRSIGLSNFNKKQIERVLEVASIKPAMLQIEVHPYLNQQKLIDFCKLHDIAITAYSPLGSPDRPWAKPDDVKLLDDPRLKAIGDKYGKSTAQVLIRYAIDRGLVVIPKSVTKTRIVQNFNVFDFQLTLDDITEISSLECNGRVCSMGDTHHPDYPFHDEY; translated from the exons TCCAAACCTGGTGAAGTGGAGCAGGCGGTGAAGGATGCCATCGACGCCGGGTACAGACACATCGACTGCGCACACGTCTACATGAACGAGAAGGAGGTCGGCCAGGCTCTGAGGGCCAAGTTCGATGAGGGAGTCGTCAAAAG GGAAGATATCTTCATCACATCGAAACTGTGGTGTACATTCCACCGCCCTGATCTTGTGGAGGGAGCTATTAAGACCACGCTCAGCAACTTGGGACTGGAGTACTTAGACCTGTATTTGATTCACTGGCCTCAAGCTTTTAAG GAAGAAGGAGAACTGTTCCCATACGGAGCTGATGGCAAAGTAACTCCCTCATCAGTAGACTACGTGGACACTTACAAGGAAATGGAGAAACTGGTAGAGAAGGGTCTCACAAGAAGCATTGGACTGTCAAACTTTAACAAGAAGCAGATCGAAAGAGTCTTGGAAGTCGCTTCGATAAAACCAGCGATGTTGCAG ATCGAAGTCCACCCATACCTCAACCAACAGAAATTGATTGACTTCTGCAAGCTCCACGACATAGCGATCACTGCATACTCTCCTCTCGGCTCTCCTGACAGACCCTGGGCCAAGCCTGATGATgtgaagttattggatgacCCAAGGCTCAAGGCTATTGGAGATAAATATGGAAAGAGTACCGCTCAAGTTCTTATTAG ATACGCCATCGACCGCGGCCTGGTGGTTATCCCCAAATCCGTCACCAAGACCCGCATCGTGCAGAACTTCAACGTATTTGACTTCCAACTGACCCTGGATGATATAACGGAGATATCTTCTCTCGAGTGCAACGGCAGAGTCTGTTCCATGGGAGA TACACATCATCCGGACTACCCATTCCATGACGAATACTGA
- the LOC118279045 gene encoding galectin-4-like isoform X2: MVPPCSKGFEFNLQCGPKLYPGEDIAFHFHPHLTEKQLARNHYEGSKWGTQEISNSVPFKAGDCFEARICCACETYKVEVNGKVVCEFKHRIPACKVTHFGIEGGIIVDKIEFVREENPNVPIPNVTPIPKGMCPDRRIRIKGKTPPGCKRFYVDLQCGPKVNANEDIAFRFDVRLDEKKVVRNHCADSKWGKEESDGESPFKVGECFEISIHCYQDIYRVKVNGNCFCDFAHRITCDKVTHVVVAGECTVFQVDFDPPEQDPLHPVPSLAQFDPINRSVYWIRYTVLCVYWLIQLHTLITHTFKRTCKTDVICERALSVLVESAPRPC, from the exons ATGGTCCCACCCTGCTCCAAGGG TTTCGAGTTCAACTTGCAATGCGGTCCGAAGTTGTACCCTGGTGAGGACATCGCCTTCCATTTCCATCCTCACCTCACGGAGAAGCAATTAGCCCGCAACCACTATGAAGGCTCCAAGTGGGGGACCCAGGAGATCAGCAACAGCGTACCCTTCAAAGCAGGTGATTGCTTCGAAGCCCGCATATGCTGCGCTTGTGAAACATACAAG GTGGAGGTAAATGGGAAGGTTGTCTGCGAATTCAAGCACCGCATTCCGGCTTGCAAGGTGACACACTTTGGCATCGAAGGTGGCATCATTGTAGACAAGATCGAATTTGTTCGAGAAGAGAACCCCAACGTG CCAATCCCTAATGTGACCCCTATTCCAAAGGGTATGTGCCCTGACCGCAGGATCAGAATCAAGGGAAAGACCCCTCCTGGGTGTAAAAG GTTCTATGTAGACCTCCAATGTGGACCGAAAGTGAATGCTAATGAAGACATAGCCTTCCGTTTTGATGTTCGCTTGGACGAGAAGAAAGTGGTCCGCAACCACTGCGCTGATTCGAAATGGGGGAAGGAGGAGAGCGATGGAGAGTCGCCGTTTAAAGTTGGGGAATGTTTCGAAATATCCATACATTGTTACCAAGATATTTACCGG GTGAAGGTGAATGGGAATTGTTTCTGCGACTTTGCCCACCGTATCACTTGTGACAAAGTGACCCACGTGGTTGTAGCCGGTGAATGCACGGTGTTCCAGGTCGACTTCGATCCTCCTGAACAG GATCCATTACACCCCGTGCCAAGCCTGGCGCAGTTCGATCCGATAAACCGATCAGTATACTGGATCCGCTATActgtattatgtgtgtactgGCTCATACAACTACATACGCTAATAACACACACGTTTAAACGGACCTGTAAAACGGACGTCATATGTGAACGCGCCCTAAGTGTGTTAGTTGAG TCCGCGCCGCGTCCCTGCTAA
- the LOC118278590 gene encoding zinc finger protein 420-like — protein sequence MSDDTDHLICRLCLNNDNLIPLFDGTTEDSDFSDLLYLTTGITIQPNDGLPQKICEKCKLDVYSAIYLRNRSEESEAKLLEAGYQKTGTETITIDTGIETANDVTETIDNCDNNDDMVPSNNNTNDEKSHFNIKNCDILQNNINKYDETAIGNKMDDIDLNDYEIVNGFPELKADKIDKLIDNVDMTRLPIAIELRKVSSKEKRQQYLSMVEGQFDPKGPIKCKVCKSIVRNWSCFLSHAKKHIGFDFMCEFCGKSFIGSHQLKRHCRSYHGMKRDIACKHCDYLALDNAQMRLHVRRMHTFERPFVCDDCGASYHSRRCLIQHIDCHRPVTIAQCEDCPKTFKTPLQLTRHRWRCHRRNSTLITDLKS from the exons ATGAGTGACGATACCGACCATTTAATTTGTagattatgtttaaataatgataatttaattccTTTATTCGATGGGACGACTGAAGATAGTGATTTTAGCGATCTATTGTATCTTACAACCGGCATTACA ATCCAACCAAACGACGGTCTACCACAAAAGATATGCGAAAAATGTAAACTAGACGTATATTCGGCCATATATTTACGAAACAGGAGCGAAGAGAGCGAGGCCAAATTGCTGGAGGCAGGGTATCAGAAAACTGGGACAGAAACCATCACAATTGACACTGGTATCGAGACCGCCAACGATGTGACGGAAACTATCGACAATTGTGACAATAATGATGACATGGTACCatcaaataacaatacaaacGATGAAAAATctcatttcaatataaaaaattgtgacatattgcaaaataatattaacaaatatgaCGAAACTGCAATAGGAAATAAAATGGATGACATAGATTTGAACGACTATGAAATAGTGAACGGCTTTCCAGAACTAAAGGCTGACAAAATCGACAAATTAATTGACAATGTTGACATGACAAGATTACCTATTGCTATTGAGTTAAGAAAAGTTTCTAGTAAGGAGAAGAGGCAGCAGTATTTATCTATGGTTGAGGGTCAATTTGACCCCAAGGGtccaataaaatgtaaagtcTGCAAGAGTATTGTAAGAAACTGGAGCTGCTTTCTAAGTCACGCGAAAAAACATATTGGGTTCGATTTTATGTGTGAG tTCTGCGGCAAAAGCTTCATAGGTTCCCATCAACTGAAACGCCACTGCCGATCCTACCACGGTATGAAAAGAGATATAGCATGCAAACACTGCGACTATCTCGCTCTAGACAACGCTCAGATGCGG CTGCACGTTAGAAGAATGCACACGTTTGAGCGTCCGTTTGTATGCGACGACTGTGGCGCCTCCTACCATAGTAGACGGTGTCTCATCCAACATATCGACTGCCATCGCCCTGTCACTATAGCACAG TGTGAAGATTGCCCGAAAACGTTTAAGACGCCTCTACAGTTGACAAGACATCGGTGGAGGTGTCACAGACGAAACTCGACCTTGATTACAGATTTAAAATCTTGA